In Henningerozyma blattae CBS 6284 chromosome 7, complete genome, a single genomic region encodes these proteins:
- the TBLA0G01140 gene encoding uncharacterized protein: MASIERSLGAERSVVQDTIRNFNLRNEKLKQLYSNDNHQLESPNCIGLNWLTSHYNDHRNINHIDGDLLIPEDIPISPIINEKNDTIDIKNSLIQQIDNIQMRLANVISLCAINNKHKLTEDIRDTYPKSKEKFQKTEKQILLKAPSINTLLLVDEFPYLSKEGDSEYIFLNRNLSHLSPDLSMYQHHSGIIENRQTEDNSYLQEELKCINSNHISSPEKITENLIIQKQIPNHVFKIKSPNVQFLTPNIKSPTNFTGKGLGYESNNEIFDISSITSSGSCSNSRLDSEVNEQSSYLQEHIPGNNYDKAIFSLTEVNLNKKVEELAEETKAKNRNLFYKTNIDVIQVANNFDDNKILHGNTTLSDRNLKTIEAQEESRNNEENKDEHLEKIIRSKYFEQNKYTDKYLEQMKLINEEILDFHNGNQRLISLHPEGNTATEFHANKGLHIVHNGSNSSVHSTNIENDDSQILNSIIKSSKIKKEVEEMYVKIVSELKNKVELDNSIVTEESIPSNKQNWFSSKLSKHSMGYLRWKSKSNRDDYYAQHFKSKLIQRALNEDVNISDPSLITTQKIKYGLKDIILELLEKKMGCYNGTENIENRINWHSKYIDEDKLFLKDYIKNQWPEYFGDLL; encoded by the coding sequence atggCCTCAATTGAACGGAGCCTAGGCGCTGAAAGAAGTGTTGTGCAAGATACAATTcgaaattttaatttaagaaatgaaaaactAAAGCAACTTTACTCAAATGATAATCATCAATTAGAGAGTCCAAATTGTATAGGCTTGAATTGGTTAACTAGTCATTACAATGATCACAGGAATATAAATCATATTGATGGAGATCTTCTAATTCCGGAAGATATTCCAATATCcccaattattaatgaaaaaaatgatacaatcgatattaaaaattccCTTATACAACAAATTGATAACATTCAAATGCGTTTAGCCAACGTTATCTCATTATGTGCCATAAATAACAAGCATAAACTTACAGAAGATATTAGAGATACTTATCCAAAAAGTAAggaaaaatttcaaaaaacaGAGAAACAAATACTCTTAAAAGCTCCTAGCATTAAcactttattattagttgatGAATTTCCATATCTAAGCAAAGAAGGAGATTCTGAATATATCTTTCTTAACCGAAATTTATCACACTTATCCCCAGATTTATCTATGTACCAGCATCACTCTGGTATCATTGAAAACAGGCAGACAGAGGATAATAGCTATTTACAAGAAGAACTAAAGTGcattaattcaaatcatATTTCATCTCCCGAAAAGATTactgaaaatttaataatccaGAAGCAAATTCCAAATCAtgtattcaaaataaaaagtcCAAATGTGCAATTTTTGACcccaaatattaaatctcCTACCAACTTTACTGGCAAAGGTTTAGGCTAtgaatctaataatgagatttttgatatttccTCCATAACTTCTAGTGGCAGTTGTAGTAATTCAAGACTAGACTCTGAAGTTAATGAACAATCTTCCTATTTACAAGAGCATATTCCAGGAAATAATTACGACAAAGCCATCTTTAGTTTAACAGAggtaaatttgaataaaaagGTAGAGGAACTGGCTGAAGAAACAAAAgctaaaaatagaaatctTTTTTATAAGACTAATATTGATGTTATCCAAGTagcaaataattttgacGATAATAAGATTTTACATGGAAACACCACATTATCAGACCGAAATCTTAAAACTATTGAAGCCCAAGAAGAAAGTAGAAATAACGaggaaaataaagatgaacatttagaaaaaattattaggtctaaatattttgaacaaaataaatatactgacaaatatttggagcaaatgaaattaattaatgagGAGATTTTAGATTTTCATAACGGAAATCAAAGGCTTATTTCTTTACATCCTGAAGGCAATACTGCAACTGAATTTCATGCAAACAAAGGTCTACATATCGTTCATAATGGATCCAACAGTTCGGTACACAGCACTAATATTGAGAATGATGATAgtcaaatattgaatagCATAATCAAATcttctaaaattaaaaaagagGTAGAAGAAATGTATGTAAAAATTGTTTCGGAACTGAAGAATAAAGTTGAATTAGATAACTCAATAGTCACGGAAGAAAGTATTCCGTCCAATAAACAAAATTGGTTCTCGTCAAAGCTTTCAAAACATTCTATGGGATATCTAAGGTGGAAATCAAAAAGTAATAGGGATGATTATTATGCACAGCATTTTAAAAGCAAACTAATCCAACGTGCTTTGAATGAAGATGTCAATATATCTGACCCTAGCCTAATAACGACTCAAAAAATCAAGTATggtttaaaagatattattttggaGTTACTAGAGAAGAAAATGGGTTGTTACAATGGTacagaaaatattgaaaatagaataaattGGCATagtaaatatattgatgaagataaattgtttttaaaagattacaTAAAAAATCAATGGCCAGAGTATTTTGGTGATTTGTTGTAA
- the TBLA0G01145 gene encoding uncharacterized protein — MSTATESKKEILNEIKTNGAILRYDVHDLKGMIELFDIRKKYFGKFIQHLLLFIAISFNRNNADGTMRMRQRKLVYHILDILKDVYKVSSMKEKLLEHKIPIIDILGKFNQQDKILQMDKTILHFEKNMRDTINYNIKYMGLNDGYEEAPMTIDNIGSTIVCLKTINPSNLAYGIFMLYDNSKKVFGNIEYPDCDVILNVVINGEEYADENGTEGEDDDEENEEENDEENDEEDEIEASEFDSLKXXFNRITNSFDKRSILRESISESRIPKANVRKQQLSDEIRHTRDFLNHRIGHIKNMSNDSRLDSIANEKNIVPTFLFVSTNVDWTILKDKIIPIVLVDSTFLRGEFKYMYNIIGMTTDNRVLPIAHLFSTECGESSIGVKMLINLTHKYVNLDWTQMEYMSDQGRAMEKGIRASTGHFPLTCGTNLLRNIKKYTKGKVVNKFRKLTYTLDEVEYNQISEKLLSCFYTKNRKFSNNTYNKIKTYACLFARRKRKKPHFEIFTSNSVKVWHSRSKTIKNGNFMNLFINVAFCDANCYNRLLKENSLSHNELTKYGITYISMNIALALHFEYAARLPNGSYAVKVVGFKDQLSLKETYEKYCKVLSSSKTYASVRDSYINSLVPKDSMYAEVTRYQCQICYEGSGLCICPHMITILLAECRDITHRKLRQELTNINTTNFAAYLISYFGLERVLKSLKVHDVLYNGFRQIGSEQIQTSYINVEDVVEIRIFAADVTKIMNMEQNSFNTCSSGPYDIFTYSIGEVERYHNFHDN; from the coding sequence ATGTCTACTGCTACTGAGagtaaaaaagaaattttaaatgaaattaaaacaaatggTGCAATTTTGAGATATGATGTTCATGATTTGAAAGGTATGATAGAATTGTttgatattagaaaaaaatattttggtaAATTCATTCAACATCTCTTACTTTTCATTGCTATCTcatttaatagaaataatgcTGATGGCACTATGAGAATGAGGCAAAGAAAACTTGTATACCACATCTTGGACATTTTGAAAGATGTCTATAAAGTTAGTTCGATGAAAGAAAAACTTCTTGAACATAAAATTCCTATAATAGATATTTTGGGAAAGTTTAATCAACAAGACAAGATATTGCAAATGGATAAAACTATTTtacattttgaaaaaaatatgagaGACACtatcaattataatattaaatacatGGGATTAAATGATGGATACGAAGAAGCACCTATGACTATCGACAATATTGGTTCAACTATTGTTTGCTTGAAAACGATAAATCCAAGTAATCTTGCATATGGGATATTTATGCTGTACGATAATTCTAAGAAGgtttttggaaatattgaatatcCTGATTGTGATGTGATATTGAATGTTGTGATTAATGGAGAAGAGTATGCAGATGAAAATGGTACTGAAGgagaagatgatgatgaagaaaatgaggaagaaaatgatgaagaaaatgatgaagaagatgaaatagAAGCTTCAGAGTTTGACTCGTTGAAATNNNAGTTCAATAGAATTACTAATTCATTTGATAAGAGGTCCATTTTGAGGGAATCTATTTCAGAATCTAGGATTCCTAAAGCAAATGTCAGAAAACAACAACTATCTGATGAAATAAGACATACTCGAGACTTCCTTAATCATCGTATTGGTCATATTAAGAATATGTCAAACGATTCAAGATTGGACTCAATAGCGaatgagaaaaatataGTTCCTAcgtttttatttgtatctACAAATGTAGATTGGACCATTTtgaaagataaaattattccaaTTGTGTTAGTTGATTCTACATTTTTGAGAGgtgaatttaaatatatgtataacATTATTGGTATGACCACTGATAATCGTGTCTTACCTATAGctcatttattttctacGGAGTGTGGAGAATCTTCCATTGGGGTTAAAATGTTAATTAATTTGACACATAAATATGTAAATTTAGACTGGACACAAATGGAATATATGTCAGATCAAGGCAGGGCAATGGAAAAAGGTATAAGAGCTTCCACAGGTCATTTTCCATTGACTTGTGGAACAAATTTGTTGAGaaacataaaaaaatataccaAAGGTAAAGTCGTCAACAAATTTCGTAAGCTGACGTATACACTAGATGAAGTTGAGTATAATCAGATATCTGAAAAACTCTTGTCTTGTTTTTATACCAAGAATAGGAAatttagtaataatacCTACAATAAGATTAAAACCTATGCCTGTTTATTTGccagaagaaaaagaaaaaagcctcattttgaaatatttacttCCAATAGTGTTAAAGTTTGGCACTCCAGAAGCAAAACAATCAAAAATGGTAACtttatgaatttatttataaatgtTGCCTTCTGTGACGCAAATTGTTACAATAGAttgttaaaagaaaattcattGTCTCACAATGAATTAACCAAATACGGTATTACATATATCAGTATGAATATTGCATTAGCATTACACTTTGAATATGCAGCTAGGCTTCCAAATGGATCTTATGCTGTTAAAGTTGTTGGTTTCAAGGATCAGCTATCTTTGAAAGAAACATATGAGAAATACTGTAAAGTATTATCCAGCTCAAAAACGTATGCTTCTGTTCGGGACTCTTATATTAACAGCTTAGTTCCAAAAGATTCTATGTACGCTGAGGTAACGAGATATCAGTGTCAAATCTGTTATGAAGGTTCTGGGCTTTGTATCTGTCCTCATATGATAACAATTTTACTTGCGGAGTGCCGTGATATTACGCATAGAAAGTTGCGCCAAGAACTGACCAATATAAATACCACTAACTTTGCAGCATATctaatttcatattttggATTAGAAAGAGTGCTAAAATCCCTTAAAGTTCATGATGTACTTTACAATGGATTCCGTCAAATAGGTTCTGAACAAATTCAAACTTCATATATTAATGTGGAGGATGTAGTTGAAATACGTATCTTTGCCGCCGATGTCACCAAAATTATGAATATGGAACAAAATTCATTCAATACATGCTCTAGTGGTCCCTATGACATCTTTACGTATTCTATTGGTGAAGTGGAAAGGTATCATAATTTTCATGATAATTGA
- the TBLA0G01147 gene encoding uncharacterized protein translates to MSSTNTSNCNNCQDCQCNVCECSTCECSQCPGKSCKCIDCKCTDCKCSEKNNNNCGCSEKPKNNCECSEKKDNCECPEVKNNCECSAEKSTACNCNGSKDSSCTCQDCTCASAKCGSCSPCKCEECKCPTKKGCSC, encoded by the coding sequence ATGTCTTCAACTAATACTTCAAACTGTAACAACTGCCAAGATTGCCAATGCAATGTCTGTGAATGTTCAACATGTGAATGTTCTCAATGCCCAGGAAAATCATGTAAATGCATAGATTGCAAATGCACAGATTGCAAATGTTCTGAAAAGAACAATAATAACTGTGGATGTTCAGAAAAGCCAAAGAACAATTGTGAATGCTCTGAGAAAAAAGACAATTGTGAATGTCCTGAGGTAAAAAACAATTGTGAATGCTCAGCTGAAAAGAGCACTGCCTGCAACTGTAATGGCAGTAAAGATTCAAGTTGTACATGCCAAGATTGTACCTGTGCTTCAGCTAAATGCGGCTCTTGCTCTCCATGCAAGTGTGAAGAATGCAAATGTCCTACAAAGAAGGGATGCTCATgctaa
- the RPP0 gene encoding 60S ribosomal protein uL10 (similar to Saccharomyces cerevisiae RPP0 (YLR340W); ancestral locus Anc_4.170) has translation MGSVREKKTEYFNKLREYFEEYKSIFIVGVDNVSSQQMHQVRKNLRGRGVVLMGKNTMVRRAIRGFVNDLPDLEKLLPFVRGNVGFIFTNDSLQEIKEVIISNKVAAPARAGAIAPEDIWVTAVNTGMEPGKTSFFQALGVPTKIARGTIEIVSDVKVVEAGNKVGPSEAALLNLLNISPFTYGLTVVQVYDNGQTFPASILDITNEELVGHFVSAVSTISAVSLAVGYPTLPSVGHTLINNYKDLLAVAIASKYIYPEIEELMDRIENPEKYASAAPAAAAASGSSDAAPAAAAEEDEESEDDDMGFGLFD, from the coding sequence atgggAAGCGTCagagaaaagaaaactGAATATTTCAACAAATTAAGAGAATACTTTGAAGAATACAAGTCTATCTTCATTGTTGGTGTTGACAATGTTTCTTCTCAACAAATGCATCAAGTCAGAAAGAACTTGAGAGGCAGAGGTGTCGTCTTAATGGGTAAGAACACCATGGTCAGAAGAGCCATCAGAGGTTTCGTCAATGACTTGCcagatttggaaaaattgtTACCATTCGTCAGAGGTAACGTTGGTTTCATTTTCACCAACGATTCTttacaagaaattaaagaagtCATTATCTCCAACAAGGTTGCTGCTCCAGCCAGAGCTGGTGCTATTGCTCCAGAAGATATCTGGGTTACTGCCGTCAACACCGGTATGGAACCAGGTAAGACCTCTTTCTTCCAAGCTTTAGGTGTTCCAACCAAGATTGCCAGAGGTACTATTGAAATTGTTTCCGATGTTAAGGTCGTTGAAGCCGGTAACAAGGTCGGTCCATCCGAAGCTGCCTTATTGAACTTGTTAAACATTTCTCCATTCACCTACGGTTTAACTGTTGTTCAAGTTTACGACAACGGTCAAACTTTCCCAGCTTCTATCTTGGATATCACCAACGAAGAATTGGTTGGCCACTTTGTCTCTGCCGTCTCTACCATTTCTGCTGTTTCTTTGGCTGTTGGTTACCCAACCTTGCCATCTGTTGGTCACACTTTGATCAACAACTACAAGGACTTATTAGCCGTCGCTATTGCTTCTAAGTACATCTACccagaaattgaagaattgatGGATAGAATTGAAAACCCAGAAAAATACGCTTCTGCTGCTCCAGCCGCTGCTGCCGCTAGCGGTTCTTCTGATGCTGCTCCAGCCGCTGCCgctgaagaagatgaagaatctGAAGATGATGACATGGGTTTCGGTTTATTcgattaa
- the ERV1 gene encoding flavin-linked sulfhydryl oxidase (similar to Saccharomyces cerevisiae ERV1 (YGR029W); ancestral locus Anc_4.167) has protein sequence MANEPPQTKPRIILDENGKPCRTCNTLEDFQSATGRLFNNIKSATSLAIAGVALEKIPGSKTYYKEDPPDIRKLGASSWTFLHTMSAKYPQQPTPREKDDMKSFLNIFSRVYPCDWCAKDFEKYIRENAPKVESREELSRWMCEAHNSVNRKLNKEEFDCNFWQQRWKDGWDDPETK, from the coding sequence ATGGCAAACGAACCTCCTCAAACGAAGCCTCGAATCATTTTAGATGAGAATGGTAAGCCCTGTAGAACATGTAACACTCTAGAGGATTTTCAAAGTGCCACAGGACgtcttttcaataatattaagtCTGCTACATCTCTTGCTATCGCTGGTGTAGCACTAGAGAAGATACCTGGCTCAAAAACATATTACAAGGAAGATCCACCCGACATTCGTAAGCTAGGTGCTTCGTCATGGACTTTTCTACATACAATGAGTGCTAAATATCCTCAACAACCTACTCCAAGAGAGAAAGATGATATGAAAtcttttttgaatattttctcACGTGTTTACCCTTGTGATTGGTGTGCcaaagattttgaaaaatacatTAGAGAAAATGCACCAAAAGTTGAATCTCGTGAAGAATTAAGTCGGTGGATGTGTGAAGCTCATAACTCTGTCAACagaaaattgaataaagaagaattcGATTGCAATTTCTGGCAACAACGTTGGAAGGATGGCTGGGATGATCCTGAGACTAAGTAG
- the TBLA0G01170 gene encoding uncharacterized protein (similar to Saccharomyces cerevisiae YGR026W; ancestral locus Anc_4.162): MPRKIKVIKKKSHEKKKDPLAQEKLLWTIGHSMMLVLGLIFSITYFYHAILFFKYRDIKWLFLKSKSEYSIVTGTRWFHKLLKWAPQILYRLALVGGVLAYSTTMKQNCKGWSPTWYDLLSSENFQTLMIVLLWLFTFGKSFYRILPLMANSLIHLMNKKYEMTNEVDDKLNSDVARKHSKILKLIAYSEVFLMITLFLDTFLMKYGTAGVSLILYLGIFWLRLIYSPYLQFTVLSILIKMDKVVPKSKKKQWEKLKTFLKENREKREKRQEAYKATA, from the coding sequence atgcCACGCAAGATTaaagttattaaaaaaaagtctcatgaaaagaaaaaagatcCCTTAGCTCAAGAAAAGTTACTATGGACAATCGGTCATTCAATGATGCTTGTATTGGGTCTAATATTTAGTATaacatatttttatcatgctatattattttttaaatatcgTGATATTAAGTGGTTATTCTTAAAATCTAAATCCgaatattcaattgttACTGGTACTAGATGGTTtcataaattattaaaatggGCTCCACAAATTCTATATAGATTAGCATTGGTAGGCGGTGTTTTAGCTTACAGTACAACAATGAAACAAAATTGTAAAGGTTGGAGTCCAACATGGtatgatttattaagtAGTGAAAATTTCCAAACTTTAATGATCGTTTTATTATGGTTATTTACATTTGGTAAGTCATTTTATAGAATCTTACCTTTAATGGCAAACagtttaattcatttaatgaataaGAAATATGAAATGACAAACGAAGTTGATGATAAATTGAATAGTGACGTTGCAAGAAAGCATTCCAAGATCTTAAAATTGATTGCTTATTCAGAAGTATTCTTAATGATTACATTATTTCTAGATACCTTTTTGATGAAATATGGTACAGCAGGTGTCTCTTTAATACTATATTTGGGTATTTTCTGGTTAAGATTAATTTACTCACCATATCTTCAATTTACtgtattatcaattttaattaaaatggATAAAGTTGTGCCAAAGAGTAAGAAGAAGCAATGGGAAAAGCTTAAAACTTTCTTAAAGGAAAATAGAGAAAAGCGTGAAAAGAGACAAGAAGCTTATAAAGCTACAGCCTAA
- the THG1 gene encoding tRNA guanylyltransferase (similar to Saccharomyces cerevisiae THG1 (YGR024C); ancestral locus Anc_4.161), with protein sequence MAKSRFEYVRQFESQNLLLPQTYIVVRIDGKKFHEFSKFYNFNKPNDERALKLMNACAKNVVLTYKTDMILAFGESDEYSFILKKDSQLYNRRYDKLSTLIVSLFTSNYVHLWPKFFPDVQLSPKHLPFFDSRCVCYPNIATIKDYLSWRFVDTHINNLYNTVFWQLIQVCGMTNQEAEDKLSGTVSSEKQEILFTDCKINYNNEPEMYKKGSLITKKGELLHIDVIKQIDELFKGFE encoded by the coding sequence atggcAAAATCTCGGTTTGAATATGTTCGTCAATTCGAATCTCAAAATCTGTTACTACCTCAGACTTATATAGTAGTTAGAATTGACGGTAAAAAGTTCCATGagttttccaaattttataattttaataagcCTAATGATGAAAGAGcattaaaattgatgaatgCATGTGCTAAAAATGTTGTACTGACTTATAAGACAGATATGATTTTAGCATTTGGTGAAAGTGAtgaatattcatttatcttaaaaaaagattcaCAATTATACAATAGGAGATATGACAAACTATCTACATTAATTGTATCACTTTTTACATCAAATTATGTCCATTTATGGCCAAAATTTTTCCCTGACGTTCAATTAAGTCCTAAACACTTACCTTTTTTCGATTCCAGATGTGTTTGTTATCCAAATATTGCCACCATTAAGGATTATTTAAGTTGGAGGTTCGTTGACACTCATATCAacaatttatataatactGTTTTCTGGCAATTAATTCAAGTATGCGGTATGACTAATCAAGAAGCtgaagataaattatctGGTACCGTAAGTAGTGAAAAACAGGAAATCTTGTTTACAGATTGTAAGatcaattataataatgaacCAGAAATGTATAAGAAGGGTTCTTTAATTACAAAAAAGGGTGAACTTTTACATATTGACGTAATTAAACAAATAGATGAACTGTTTAAAGGCTTCGAATAG